The Tamandua tetradactyla isolate mTamTet1 chromosome 13, mTamTet1.pri, whole genome shotgun sequence genome segment ACATTGGCTAAACATGATATGTTTGGTAGATTCTAAAGGCATCTGAAATAGTTATCtcttaaagtaataaaatatgtCTTTCAAGCAGTTTGAGGGTATTATCAGTGAGGGTAAAATCAGTTGACAGAAACCACATGGTAATTTGAACAGGCAAACTTTTTAGTACAAAGAATTAGTAACTGTAACAGGGGATTGGAGTAACAAGGAATTGGCTAGTAAGAAATACTgagaactcaaaaaaaaaaaaattggaaaggtaACCCCTTCCTCCCGTGATGCCTCTCCAGCACCCTCTAATGGTACAGCATGGCACTGTACTAGCTGggtaaaggaaaattatttaagCAATAAATTGATATTGTGTGGAAATCATTTCTATTGAATATTTCTTGActtaaagaacaaatagagaaaataatccagcaatcacacacacaaaaaaaccaccaagaaaataaaaataaagtgcctATTCCACTTACTTCATGTGTATATACTCGAATAGGTATTCCAAAAGCTCTGGCAAGCCCAAAATCAGCCAATTTAATTGTTCCTTTGTCATCAATCAATAGATTTTGAGGTTTTAAGTCTCTGTGAAGAACTCTTCTAGAGTGACAAAACACAATTCCTTGTAGGATTTGGTATAAATAActctggaaaaaagaaatacatattacAAACTTAATATTACTAATGATTTTCTAGATAATTCTGGTGGGTTCATTTTAAAGGCAAAAAGTTTCAGGTCATTTGAGGCTAACAAAAAACATTTGGGGTTGGTAGGAAGTCCATTATATACCACACCGAAGACATAGATGGTCATCTTatggacatatatttttatattcatataaatCCATTGGGTCTTTTTATACTTGTTTTGGGTCCCTGAGTCTTAAGTCACAAGTTAAGTTGTACAGAACACTACTTGAACTTTTACCAACTCCATTTCTACCTTGAGTAAGgttaatctttttcatttttatctttacacATTCATTTCCTCTCTGGAAATATTGGtcacagatttaaaaataaatggcaaagagaatattatgattatataactatttaTACTGTAAAATATAAAACGTTGGGTTGTAGTTTGGAGATAAATGTTTTACATGACACTTGTTACcaagaaaatgtatttgacaTTTGAATACAAAcaccacagaaatataaaataggcATACTAACAGTGTGACTTATAATCTTCAAatcagaaaatacacaaaatccAACCAGTTGGAACAACTGGATAGACACAAAAAAATTGGACTTGTACTCCAGTTCTTACACCAGAATATATCTTTGATGTATCCAGAATTTAAGacaaaaaggaagggaaataacCTATTAATTTTTCTCATGGGTTTGCATATGCCATTAATAATTAATGATTACTGATTAataatcaaaagacaaaaaaaagagtaaaggcaTAATAACGTCAAGGTTACCAATAAGAGGCTCTTAGAAACGAGTGAACAAAAGAATCCTAATAGAAAAATCAGTAGATAAAAACAGGCTCtttccctgcaaaggatagactaagcctagttaaaattaggcctaagagccacctaCAGagaaagaacctcttttgttgctcagacatcacaagcaaattcactgccctccccctctctatgtgggacatgactcccagaggtgtggaccttcctggcaacatggaaaagaaatcctagaatgagctgggtctcaacatcagggattgagaaagtctccaccaaaatgaggaaaagagaaatgagacaaaacaaagtgacAATGCCTGAGCAAgtccaagcagagtcgagaggttatcctggaggttactcttatgcattaaatagatatcagctttttagttaaggtataacagagaggttggagggaactgcctgaaaatgcagagctgtgttccagtagccatgtttcttgaagataatagTATGCtgatatggcttttgcaatgtgactgtgtgattgtgaaaacctcatgctgattgctccttttatcttccttatggacagatgagtaaaacataaattaaaaataaataatagggggaacaaatgttaaaataaatttagtagcttgaaatgccagtcatcaatgaaagggaggggtaaggagtatggtatgtatgaaatttttttgttttcttattttctgaactgatgcaaatgttctaagaaattatcataatgatgaatatacaattatgtgatgaacaaaaaaagaatgttcatattgtatgttgattggttttattaatacaaattttaaaaataaaaaaaacaggctCTTTAACAAATGgctaaatatagaaataaaaagttaaatgtcAAATCATAAGCAAAATTTCAGTGCTGTGGTTTGGATCTATAAGTATCCCAAAGAAACATGTtcctaaacttaatccattctggtgggtacaAAACCATTTCaagtaggacttttttttttttttttggcttttggaaaggggaatttaatgaattgctagtttacagttctaaggccaagaaaatgtcccaatttaaaaagtctatagaaatgtccaatcaaaggcacccagggaaagacagcctggggttcaagaaggccgatgaagttcagggtttctctctcaagtgacaaggcacatggcgaacacagtcagggtttctctttcagctggaagggcacatggcgaacatggtgttatctgctagctttctctcctggtttcctgtttcaggaagctccctggaaagtgtttccttcttcatctggcTTGTAGACTCTCTGTTTCagggtgctgcagcattctctgctctctctctgaaactcttctttctccaacatgttttctcttttataagattccagcaaaccaatcaagacccacctgaatgggcggagacacatctccacctattccaacttaaccactcttgattgagtcacatgtccaaggagataatctaattagttTTAagcatatagtactgaatagggattagaagagatggctgtctttacaaaatggaaataggattaaaacatggcttttttagggtacatacatcccttcaaacgcacacgcccaaatcaataggcatgCCCTCGaccatgaggcttattcttgtataacttatgtaggtagcatagaagcttagacttcctataggcatgcctaagaattatttcTGGAGGATCTCAGTTGTTGTTCAGATGTTGTCTCAGTCTGTCTAAGcccgactctgcaagtgaaatcgttgccctcctccctacatgggacatgacatccaggggtgaaaatctccctggggacgtgggagatgacttccagggatgaatccagacctggcaccatgtgatcaacaattccatcctggggATGTGTAGTAAGCAAAGAAGATCCAGAGACATAAGACACTTTCTCATAATGGGATTGGATAATCCAGTTGGAGCTACCAAGGGCATAGCCAGAGCTGAGAGGAGTCACCTGGACTGCACCAAAAAGCTCAATTTTTTGAGAATATCCCACTAGCTGGATTTTACTAAGAGCAGAATTCACCTCTTGCATTGTATAGCATCTTCTCCAGGTTGACGCTTCTACTGCATCCTTCAGGGGAGCAGGCAGCAGCCGCTGTACATCCTTATTCTTCCACAAGGAGGCAGACTGAGCCTTCGGCATTCTTTCAATGAAGTTCACCAGCTCTTCCATGAGAAGCCTGCCAATCTGAATGGTGGGTTCTGTAGCATATACTGTGCCTATGAAACCAGTATGCTCAGTTATATAGGGCAGTGCCATCATGCAGTGATAGTCAGAGATGAGGATCACATCTACCGTAGACAAATCTATTAGCTCAGTCTCTGGTTAAGCAGAATTCAGGAACAGAATCCACAAATGCATGACCTGAGGACTCCTTTAGCTCCTTGTCCAAGAAAGCATTTCCATCCTTTAGAGACAAGCCAGGAAGATTGGACAGCCTGGGACTTTGAACAAGTGGCAAAGGAAGGAAACTGAGGGTAGAAGTCATGTCCAGTCCAGTCTAACATAATGGTGGTTGATTTGAATTTGAGCACATTGCATGGTAACGTTGGATGCCCCGACAGGCAATACAGTTCCATATCGGACTTTAGGTTGTTCGATCTTAAGTAGGACTttatgatgaggttacttcagtttaaggtgtggcccacctcaggatgggtcttagccTATtattggggtcctttataagcagaatgaaattcagacagatagaaagCCAGGGGAAGCAAGAGCTGAAAGTTAATAGaatctggaaaagaagggagaggccaggagtgGTTGCCATGTGCACtgaatgccatgtgacagaggagctaaggaccaaggattgctggcagccaaatTCAGAATGCCTATCTTCAAGAAGATTGGCATTAACGAGgttttgatttggactttttccctgccccaaaactgtgagtcaaaaaattccttattgtttaagccaacccattgcatggtatttgctggagTCGTCAAGTAAACTAATGTATCTTTCCCCTACCCCCAAATAGGACATTGGCAATATCTATCATGATTTTAAATGCATTCTTGCaaacagtagggacaaccaaattaagaggtcaagcccttgatctttttttttttccttaatttttttatttttttaaacatacaaacacgaacattcttaccatatgatcactccattctggGTATATAAGCAAaaactcacattatcatcaccatgatcatttcttagaacacttgcagcaattcagaaaaagaaataaaaagaaaaaaactcatatataccatatcccttacccctccctctcattgactgctaatatttccatctacccaatatattttagcctttgtttcccctacttTTTTCTATTCCCCTtatcactctctttcattgatcactagcatttcaatctactaaatttattttaacatttgttcccctccttattcatttatttttaatccatgttttactcatctgtccataccatggattaaaggagcatcagacacaaggtcttcacaatcacagtcacgctgcgaaagctatatcattatccagtcatcttcaagaaacatggctactggaacacagctctacattttcaggcagttccctccagtctctccaatataccttaactaaaaagtttatatctatataatgtgtaagaacaacctccaggaccatttacactttattttgtctcatttttctcttcccccttttggtcaagaaggttttctcagtcctttgatgctgagtctcatgagcccttgatcttgaggttcaccTGTATGAAACTCAACcctgcaaaagacaggctaagcctacttaaaattaagcctcagagtcaccccagagaacctcttttgttgctcagatgcggcctctctctctaagctgacagagcagatgaactcactgccctccccaccacatgggacatgactcccaggggtgtaaatctccctgacaatgtggtgCAGAAATCTGGGGTGAGCCGGGACCCggtgtcaagggattgagaaaccattctagaccaaaaggaggaagacagaaatgagacaaaataaagtgtcagtggctgagaaatttcaaacagagtcaagaggttatcctggagattattcttacacattatacagatatcccctttttagttcatggtgtattggagtggttggagggaagaacctgaaactgtagagctgtgttccagtagtcatgtttcttgaagacgatggtatgatatagtttttacaatgtgactgtgtgattgtgaaaaccttgtgtctgatgctccttttatctagggtgtgaacagatgagtaaaaaatatggataaaaaaataagcaaatagtaggggaaacaaaggttaaaataaattgagtagactgaaatacctactagtgatcaatgagagggaggggtaagtggtattgtatgtatgagtttttctttctcctttttaatttcttttgctggaatgaggcaaatgttcaaaaaaatgatcatggtgatgaatgatgaatacacaactatgtgatgatattgtgagctactgattgtacaccacgtatggaatagctgtatgtcaagaatgtttgtatgttaagtttttacaataaaaatattaaaaaaaaaaaaaaaaggaggaggagttgtaatagaAGGTagaaaatgagtatgactactgaatcattacatttatatttcttttagtttctagcatcttggagtagctaaaaggaaaaacctaaaactgtggaactgtaacccataccaaactctggactCTGCTCTACAACTGTtacaatgtaccttgaaatttattgctttttcgtatatatttcacaatttaaaaagttaaaaaaaaaagatcttaaatgTAAACCTCTTTCAAGCTATCAATTCCAACTATAAGAATTTATcctattaaaaatatatccaaatgtacacaaagataaataaatacaagaataTTCATTGCAGTATTGTTCACAATAGCAACAATCATCAATGTAGCTGgaaaacaaatgtccatcaatacgaaactgctataaacattacatcaaaaaaaaagttgacaggTAGACCTCTATGTCTGACATTTTGTGCAGCAAAGCAGGGTGGGGGacaatatgtgtatatataatcaCATTTGTGTAAAAGAATATGTTTATACATTTACAAGGTAGAGGTATAAGTGTTTATAAgattacaaataaaactacacaGAAAATATACTGGTAGTGaagaaaacacattaaattttATACACTTCAGTACTTATTTTTAAGCCATCATCACACAATTATAATTTAATTGAGGTATAATAATTATCAATAATAAATTGACCAAACACATTTGCATAGTTTGAaagtgctgtgtaccccagaaaagccatgttctttaatcccgatcaatattattgggtgggatctttccaattaagttgtttccatggagatgtgacctacccaatggtgggtgggacctttggattaggtgaTTTCCAGGGAGCTatttctctacccattcaaggaagggaaccatttcagaaaaagttcacagctgacacagacaagagacctttagagatgcagaaggaaaacgccccccagggaagccttttgaaaggagaagcagagaaccccagagggaaagctagcagaggttccacgtgccttcccagctgacagagaaaccccaaacatcatagGACCTTTCTCAACTCTggatctgtctctggatgccttagtttgaccttttatagccttagaactgtaaacttgtaacataataaattccctttttaaaagctgttccatttctggtataatgcatttttGGCAGCATTGAAAACTAAAATATTCAAAACCATAATAACAAAACAACCTGACACCATCACCCTGCCAaaggcttttattttgttttatacctGAGTACCAAAGAAAGACCAGAATGTACTTTTTTTTCAACACTATAACACAATTATCAATTTTATGTTATCTCAGGCACTACTTTTCACTTTACTTAACTAGAAGCTCTATCTAACAAGATTGGTAATAGCAGCTTATCCACAGACCGTGTGTGAGGAAATAAACTATTTATTCTTTGGCTCCTCATTCTACTTTCTAACACTTCCATATTATAGTCAATAAAACACAAGGACTACATAAAGTAGATTCTTTACGGTCACAGGGTATAAACGTTAATAAAATTAGATGAGCTTCTTACCTTAACAAGTGAGGAATCCATGAACTGACCAGGTGGAATGGAATCCAAGTATTTCTTGAGATCCATGGAAAGGAATTCAAAGATGAGATATAACCTGGAATCCTGCATAAGCACATCTTGAAGACTGAATAAGacaatttcatatatatatatgtatatatgtataattctaacaaatatttttaatctctcttcCGCAAAACAAAACCACGTTACTAAATTTCACAGTGGCTatcataaaaagaaattagataagaaataatgatataaaatacatattgtgTGGGATATAAGAGATGGAGAATAGCTTTCCTAACAGAGAAAGCCTTAGTACAAAACTAGACTTTGAGAAAGGAATCTCagagttatttaaaataaagtctcATTATATAGGAGGTGTCAACTTTTACACAATCTGTAGTCCAAAAGAACATTTCTAGGTTGGCTGTTTGCTGCTCAGTTATCTTTCCActgaaataattatagaaataaattttatagtaatatctgaccttaACAACTGctccctacccccatccccagCAAAATGCAATTAAAGCCTAACTTGTactattaaaaagataattacCCCAAAATACTAATCCAAGTActtgggggggaaaaaaaagaaaacttttctttcacattttccctACCTACCTGTCTTAGGATTCTGATTAAAGGATCTTTCAGGGATTAGaaatcagacagagagagaaaaatatcaagGTTCTATGAAAAGAGCTTCCTATTCTCCCCTGGCCCTTCACCTTGGTTTTCCAGCCCCAAATACCAATTATATCCATCCATCAACCTCCTCTAATGCTGACCCTGCTTTAAAAGCCGATTGCTTTACCTATACTCATCATTCACAATTCTGTTCAGCAAGCTTATGCCAGAAATTAAGCAAAATGTCAAAGTTTCCACATTGAAATTCACTTTTAAATTGTTAagtggaaaatgttttaaattcagaTATTATACCATACCTGACAATATTTGGATGACGAAGTTCTTTCAACAGGGAAATTTCCCGGATTGCAGTACTAGGAACCCCTTCCTCTTCACTTTCTAGTCTGATTTTCTTCATGGCTACCACTTGACCTGTAGTTTTGTGTCTACCCTTATACACAACTCCATAGGTACCTGAAATTGACCAAGTATATATCTAAGTGACACACcccacaactaaaaaaaaaaaagattaaaaaaacttATTAAATCCCATAGggtgtgggcgggccgcggtggctcagcgggcaagagtgcttgcctgccatgccggaggacctcggttcgattcccggccccagcccatgtaaaaaaaaacaaacaaacaaacaaaatataataaaacaagaaaatgtttaaagatgtttccctttcttccatccttccttccttctctctgtctttccttcccttcctccctctctctaaaaaaaaaaaaaaaaaaaaaaaataaatcccataGGGTGTCACGATAGAAACATCCACTGAGGGCAGACAGTAAGTTTTTTACTAATAATCATACACTCATTATTTCTAAAAGGCAATTGTGGGTAACTACAatggctacctatcatagctgtagtttagaaataaaattcaggAGTCACCAGGTGTTTGCCACGTTTCAATtgccattaatttttattttagagaaaatggGTCCTTCGCAAATTGAAATTTATCTCCTGCCAGATCGTCTACCCAACAGTAAGTGGCATAATTTAGACTCAGGAGGTACAAGACAACATGATACTTACAGAAGAATGTGTATAGAATGTTTTATGCGTTGCAAAACACTTTTATACGCATCTCAAAATATAGTCGACTGTCCTTATCCAGAAATGAATGTGGCTTAAAAAATAAGACTGTGTGTTCATGAAGAAGCTAAATGTAATAAAGGTCACAGTATCGACACAGTAGAGAAAACCCTCTTACCCATTAGGAACCCTCCGAAATGGTCTGACTCTTATATATGGGTTTCAGACAGTGAACGACAATGTCAATTTATGGGCTCTGAGGGGAAGTACACGGGGCGGTGGTGGTACAGGGAATAGAAACAGCATTAGTAAAGGAGCTGGATTAGTTCCCTAAAACAAGTCAATACGCAGGCCGTATTTAATTTCCTACAGAAGGACTATTTTAAATTGCAGTTGGATGATTTGGGAGTCCTGAACCCGTAGTCCATAACTATATGCAAAATGTTGTTTAATAGCCTTTGTTTTCCGTGATATCAGTTTAAATTCAAAAGTAGTTATAGCGCATTTTTCTTGGGAGACAGTTTAACTCTATAGCCTTATCAGTCTCTAAAAGTGGCTTACTTCAAAAGAGGCTAAGAATGACTGACAACTTATCAACAGGTTTATTTAGAATATTAAAGATAGTTTGGCCAATGGCAACCCGATGTTACATAAGCCTTGTTctaatgtgctttttaaaaaaaaacagaaattctatacaatAGACTATGTTTGCCTCTAAACactagttttattattattatgacataaaatccaCTTCAGGGGGTGCAtgtgtagctcagtggtagaattctcgcctgctatgtgggagacccaggtttgatttctggttc includes the following:
- the CDK1 gene encoding cyclin-dependent kinase 1, translating into MEDYTKIEKIGEGTYGVVYKGRHKTTGQVVAMKKIRLESEEEGVPSTAIREISLLKELRHPNIVSLQDVLMQDSRLYLIFEFLSMDLKKYLDSIPPGQFMDSSLVKSYLYQILQGIVFCHSRRVLHRDLKPQNLLIDDKGTIKLADFGLARAFGIPIRVYTHEVVTLWYRSPEVLLGSARYSTPVDIWSIGTIFAELATKKPLFHGDSEIDQLFRIFRALGTPNNEVWPEVESLQDYKNTFPKWKPGSLASHVKNLDENGLDLLSKMLVYDPAKRISGKMALNHPYFNDLDNQIKKM